A single region of the Halobacterium wangiae genome encodes:
- a CDS encoding transglutaminase domain-containing protein has translation MSDDAASDGPDSRRALLAVVAVLGLVAASTAAPVLAGQTPLGGLDSPQAPSDAPEFLRQFDGLRDAFEQNQAELDVEGSSGVFGALSLGDSTSVGGPISQSQRTQAATPHFVAETDEPQYWRTGAYVAYTGSGWERDSVNRIEASPSVERRSESRHTVTLRQAATALPSPWRPFDLEYTCTGAESCGQEFSQTDTGGVRARPGLDAGEEYSVETLDPVSDESDLRDIRVRGSIASTKYTTVETTDRVEQLSERLVGDADNRYEAARTVETYLENEKNYSLSDVPEPGDQIADQFLFEQEQGYCEYYATAMVVMLRSQDVPARYVAGYAPGERVGEDRYLVRGADAHAWVEVYFEQLGWVRFDPTPSAPRQAADERLGENSPSFRVQLNQSAIPGETVTASVTTAGVPAYNVAVSVNGDRVGYTDADGEVTFTVPYAETLEVTVEPRENDTTEPSGAESGSSYAGGLGTAAFAQQDDGDGSNGTTQEFDVNTNVRFQFDGEVEPGAERSLLVTLGGKQFENATVGVAGVQQGQTDADGRVTVEIPDDASGVVELTVSRGDLTKTRTYPVEDLSVAVSPSLVAPFPTTTATAHVTSGGEAVSDVPVQLNGETIGTTDAEGRVQFEIPLSRVPAVTASVGGDRAKTYVDGVLPTLAVAVLAVLAALGGVVVAARRTGVSLDSVLDALVRVVGEAVSAMVGALVSVVDAVEELTAEFRDAAEDGWRGVLAWLASLPGRLTVPDVGAWLAGVVAAARSRPDEEGRANGTNGADGDRAAAGHLQSVWRRFVTLVGVERWQTKTPGEVARRAVRAGFPRGPVYALTNAFRDAAYGGRSAESRLDRARSALASLRDDEEEGEQ, from the coding sequence ATGAGTGACGACGCCGCGTCCGACGGGCCCGACAGCCGCCGTGCTCTCCTCGCAGTCGTCGCGGTTCTCGGGCTCGTCGCCGCCTCTACGGCCGCCCCCGTCCTCGCCGGACAGACACCGCTCGGGGGTCTGGACTCCCCGCAGGCGCCGAGCGACGCGCCCGAGTTCCTCCGCCAGTTCGACGGGCTCCGGGACGCCTTCGAGCAGAACCAGGCCGAACTCGACGTCGAGGGGAGCAGCGGTGTGTTCGGCGCCCTCTCGCTGGGCGACTCGACGAGCGTCGGCGGGCCGATATCGCAGTCCCAGCGAACCCAGGCCGCGACGCCCCACTTCGTCGCCGAAACCGACGAGCCACAGTACTGGCGGACCGGCGCGTACGTGGCGTACACTGGGTCGGGGTGGGAGCGCGACAGCGTCAATCGGATCGAGGCCTCACCGTCGGTCGAGCGACGGTCGGAGTCCCGACACACGGTCACGCTGCGCCAGGCCGCGACGGCGCTCCCGTCGCCGTGGCGCCCCTTCGACCTCGAGTACACCTGTACCGGCGCCGAATCCTGTGGGCAGGAGTTCTCACAGACGGACACGGGCGGCGTTCGTGCTCGCCCGGGACTCGACGCCGGCGAGGAGTACAGCGTGGAGACCCTCGACCCGGTGAGCGACGAGAGCGACCTGCGGGACATCCGCGTCCGGGGGAGCATCGCCTCCACGAAGTACACGACCGTCGAGACGACCGACCGGGTCGAACAGCTCTCCGAACGCCTCGTCGGCGACGCCGACAACCGGTACGAGGCCGCGAGAACCGTCGAGACGTACCTGGAGAACGAGAAGAACTACTCGCTGAGCGACGTCCCCGAGCCGGGCGACCAGATCGCCGACCAGTTCCTCTTCGAGCAGGAGCAGGGGTACTGCGAGTACTACGCCACCGCGATGGTGGTCATGCTGCGCTCTCAGGACGTCCCCGCGCGCTACGTCGCCGGCTACGCGCCCGGCGAGCGCGTCGGCGAGGACCGCTACCTCGTTCGCGGTGCGGACGCCCACGCGTGGGTGGAAGTGTACTTCGAGCAACTGGGCTGGGTCCGTTTCGACCCGACGCCGAGTGCGCCCCGGCAGGCCGCAGACGAGCGCCTCGGGGAGAACTCGCCGTCCTTCCGCGTGCAGTTGAACCAGTCCGCGATCCCGGGCGAGACGGTGACCGCCTCGGTCACTACCGCCGGCGTCCCGGCGTACAACGTCGCGGTGTCCGTCAACGGCGACCGCGTCGGCTACACGGACGCGGACGGCGAGGTGACGTTCACGGTCCCGTACGCTGAGACGCTGGAGGTCACGGTCGAACCCAGGGAGAACGACACGACCGAGCCGAGCGGAGCCGAGTCCGGCAGCAGCTACGCCGGTGGACTCGGAACGGCGGCGTTCGCACAGCAGGACGACGGCGACGGCTCGAACGGCACGACACAGGAGTTCGACGTGAACACGAACGTACGGTTCCAGTTCGACGGCGAGGTCGAACCCGGTGCGGAGCGCTCGCTCCTGGTGACGCTCGGGGGCAAACAGTTCGAGAACGCCACGGTCGGCGTCGCGGGGGTGCAACAGGGGCAGACGGACGCGGACGGCCGCGTGACCGTCGAGATACCCGACGACGCCAGCGGTGTCGTCGAACTGACGGTCAGTCGGGGCGACCTCACGAAGACGAGGACGTACCCCGTCGAGGACCTCTCGGTCGCCGTGTCGCCGTCGCTGGTGGCGCCGTTCCCGACCACGACCGCCACCGCACACGTCACGTCCGGCGGCGAGGCGGTCAGCGACGTCCCCGTCCAGTTGAACGGCGAGACTATCGGCACCACCGACGCCGAGGGTCGCGTGCAGTTCGAGATACCGCTCTCCCGGGTGCCCGCCGTGACGGCGTCCGTGGGCGGCGACCGCGCGAAGACGTACGTCGACGGCGTCCTCCCGACGCTCGCAGTAGCCGTGCTCGCGGTGCTCGCCGCGCTCGGCGGCGTCGTGGTCGCCGCCCGGCGGACCGGCGTCTCGCTCGACTCGGTGCTCGACGCGCTCGTGCGCGTCGTCGGGGAGGCGGTGTCCGCGATGGTCGGGGCGCTCGTGAGCGTGGTAGACGCCGTCGAAGAGCTGACGGCGGAGTTCCGGGACGCCGCGGAGGACGGCTGGCGCGGCGTGCTGGCGTGGCTCGCGTCGCTCCCCGGACGCCTCACCGTTCCCGACGTGGGCGCGTGGCTCGCGGGCGTCGTCGCGGCCGCCAGGAGCCGACCCGACGAGGAGGGGAGAGCGAATGGGACGAACGGTGCGGACGGCGACCGTGCCGCGGCCGGCCACCTGCAGTCGGTGTGGCGGCGGTTCGTGACGCTCGTCGGGGTCGAGCGCTGGCAGACGAAGACGCCCGGCGAAGTCGCCCGACGAGCGGTCCGCGCGGGGTTCCCGCGGGGGCCAGTGTACGCACTGACGAACGCGTTCCGCGACGCGGCCTACGGCGGCCGGTCGGCGGAGTCGCGTCTCGACCGGGCCCGGTCCGCGCTCGCCTCGCTGCGCGACGACGAGGAGGAGGGAGAACAGTGA
- a CDS encoding DUF7344 domain-containing protein yields MENHSRSLSTDELLEIAADQTRRIVLSQLIEEGESRVQVEELVSTVCAETGPTVGEHPTGHETVRTRLHHRHLPKLAAAGVIEYEEDRHCVRYHPNERLEALLDFLEERG; encoded by the coding sequence ATGGAGAACCACAGCCGGTCACTGTCGACGGACGAACTGCTCGAGATCGCCGCGGACCAGACCCGGCGAATCGTCCTCTCGCAGCTCATCGAGGAGGGCGAGTCCAGGGTCCAGGTCGAGGAGCTAGTGAGCACCGTCTGTGCGGAGACGGGGCCGACAGTCGGAGAACACCCGACCGGCCACGAGACGGTTCGGACGCGACTCCACCACCGCCACCTCCCGAAACTCGCGGCTGCCGGCGTCATCGAGTACGAGGAGGACCGCCACTGCGTCCGCTACCACCCGAACGAGCGCCTCGAGGCGCTCCTGGACTTCCTCGAAGAACGAGGGTGA
- the msrA gene encoding peptide-methionine (S)-S-oxide reductase MsrA, whose protein sequence is MTTNTATFGGGCFWCVEAAFEELTGVTDVTSGYAGGDVADPSYREVCNGTTGHAEVVQVTYDSDVLDYEDLLEVFFTVHDPTTLNQEGPDVGSQYRSIVLYHDDDQRERVAAFVDELESRGAFDDDVVTEIEPLEEFYRAEENHQNYFEKHPNQAYCTVNVAPKVSKVREQFADKVQ, encoded by the coding sequence ATGACGACGAACACGGCGACGTTCGGCGGTGGATGTTTCTGGTGCGTCGAGGCCGCGTTCGAGGAACTCACCGGCGTCACGGACGTGACCTCCGGCTACGCAGGCGGGGACGTCGCGGACCCGTCCTACCGCGAGGTCTGCAACGGCACGACGGGCCACGCGGAGGTGGTGCAGGTGACCTACGACAGTGACGTACTCGACTACGAGGACCTCCTCGAGGTGTTCTTCACCGTCCACGACCCGACCACGTTGAACCAGGAAGGCCCGGACGTCGGCTCCCAGTACCGTTCGATCGTGCTCTACCATGACGACGACCAGCGCGAACGGGTGGCGGCGTTCGTCGACGAACTCGAATCCAGGGGCGCCTTCGACGACGACGTGGTCACCGAGATCGAACCGCTGGAGGAGTTCTACCGCGCCGAGGAGAACCACCAGAACTACTTCGAGAAGCACCCGAACCAGGCGTACTGCACGGTGAACGTCGCGCCGAAGGTATCGAAGGTCCGCGAGCAGTTCGCCGACAAGGTCCAGTAG
- a CDS encoding archaellin/type IV pilin N-terminal domain-containing protein: MFEFITDEDERGQVGIGTLIVFIAMVLVAAIAAGVLINTAGFLQTKSEATGEEASAQVSNRVTVVSAYGNVTESENIDYVNVTVMRAAGAENINLSEATVQWIGPDEAKTLTYNQTLDASSEAGNFTTEAVKGDEEKVLISQDTRINIVMDSSAIDGDALAEGEQAQLTITTQFGSQTEYWVSVPESLANKNVVKL, from the coding sequence ATGTTCGAGTTCATCACCGACGAAGACGAGCGCGGTCAGGTGGGTATCGGGACACTCATCGTGTTCATCGCGATGGTCCTGGTCGCCGCGATCGCCGCTGGCGTCCTCATCAACACCGCAGGCTTCCTGCAGACCAAGAGCGAAGCCACTGGTGAGGAGGCATCTGCTCAGGTCTCCAATCGCGTCACCGTGGTCTCGGCCTACGGTAACGTCACGGAGAGCGAAAACATCGACTACGTGAACGTCACGGTCATGCGTGCGGCGGGCGCCGAGAACATCAACCTCTCGGAGGCCACCGTCCAGTGGATCGGCCCGGACGAGGCGAAGACCCTCACGTACAACCAGACCCTCGACGCCAGTTCCGAGGCGGGGAACTTCACCACCGAGGCGGTGAAGGGCGACGAGGAGAAAGTGCTGATCAGCCAGGACACCCGCATCAACATCGTCATGGACTCGTCGGCGATCGACGGTGACGCACTCGCCGAGGGCGAGCAGGCGCAGCTGACGATCACGACGCAGTTCGGTTCCCAGACCGAGTACTGGGTCAGCGTGCCAGAGTCGCTGGCCAACAAGAACGTCGTCAAGCTGTAG
- a CDS encoding heavy metal translocating P-type ATPase: MTQPDATRDDATVVAFSVPDMDCPSCAGKVENSVQGLDGIEDVDTQITTGKLTVTYDPERTDEDALVAAVEAAGYEVTDRPGADADEAATSVWKSSRALKTWTSGVFVALGFLLEFLLTGSNVGIAEVLGTELLVSDALFLAGIVVGGQAIVRNGYYSLRNVSLDIDLLMSVAILGAIAASLAFGERLYFEAATLAFLFSVSELLERYSMDRARNSLEELMELSPDEATVRRDGEEVTMPVEAVRVGDSVVVRPGEKIPMDGVVVGGESAVNQAPITGESVPVDKISGDEVYAGTINEEGYLEVEVTAESADNTLARIVELVEDAQSNRTEREQFVERFSSYYTPVVVGAGILVGVVPPLLLGGAWATWILRGLTLFVLACPCAFVISTPVSVVSGITSAAKNGVLVKGGNHLEAMGAVEAVALDKTGTLTKGELAVTDVVPLNGHTEEEVLRCARGLEIRSEHPIGDAIVEAAEGHDVEAREVAAFESITGKGVTADLGGRTHYAGKPGLFEELGFDLSHVHAATDGGVVTAKSRNLCDRNGCLDLLEDLVPRLQSEGKTVVLVGTEDELEGVVAVADEVRPEAAASVQRLRDLGVERTVMLTGDNERTARAIAEAVGVDEFRAELLPEEKVEAVEQLTAEFEAVAMVGDGVNDAPALATATVGVAMGAAGTDTALETADIALMGDDLTRLPYLYDLSGRANRVIRQNVWTSLGAKAVLAAGVPLGLVPIWVAVLVGDAGMTTAVTGNAMRLSRVTPELEASGD; this comes from the coding sequence ATGACCCAACCTGACGCCACCCGCGACGACGCGACAGTGGTGGCGTTCTCCGTCCCGGACATGGACTGCCCCTCCTGTGCGGGCAAAGTCGAGAACAGCGTGCAGGGACTCGACGGTATCGAGGACGTCGACACCCAGATTACCACCGGTAAGCTCACGGTCACCTACGACCCGGAGCGCACGGACGAGGACGCCCTCGTGGCGGCCGTCGAGGCCGCAGGGTACGAGGTGACCGACCGGCCGGGAGCCGACGCCGACGAGGCAGCCACCTCCGTCTGGAAGAGTTCTCGCGCGCTGAAGACGTGGACCAGCGGCGTCTTCGTGGCCCTCGGCTTCCTCCTCGAGTTCCTGCTGACCGGGAGCAACGTCGGTATCGCGGAGGTGCTCGGCACCGAACTGCTCGTCTCCGACGCGCTCTTCCTCGCGGGCATCGTCGTCGGTGGCCAGGCCATCGTGCGGAACGGCTACTACTCGCTGCGCAACGTCAGCCTCGACATCGACCTCCTGATGAGCGTCGCCATCCTCGGCGCCATCGCCGCCAGCCTGGCGTTCGGCGAACGCCTCTACTTCGAGGCGGCGACGCTCGCGTTCCTCTTCAGCGTCTCCGAACTGCTGGAGCGGTACTCGATGGACCGCGCGCGCAACTCTCTGGAGGAGCTGATGGAACTGTCCCCGGACGAGGCGACCGTCCGGCGCGACGGTGAGGAGGTCACAATGCCCGTCGAGGCGGTCCGCGTAGGCGACAGCGTGGTCGTCCGCCCAGGCGAGAAGATCCCAATGGACGGCGTCGTCGTCGGCGGCGAGAGCGCGGTCAACCAAGCGCCGATCACCGGAGAGAGCGTCCCCGTCGACAAGATTTCGGGCGACGAGGTGTACGCGGGCACCATCAACGAGGAGGGGTACCTGGAGGTCGAGGTGACCGCCGAGTCGGCGGACAACACGCTCGCCCGCATCGTCGAACTGGTCGAGGACGCGCAGTCGAACAGGACCGAACGCGAGCAGTTCGTCGAGCGGTTCTCCTCGTACTACACGCCAGTGGTCGTCGGTGCGGGCATCCTCGTCGGGGTCGTCCCACCGCTCCTGCTGGGTGGCGCGTGGGCGACGTGGATTCTCCGCGGACTCACGCTGTTCGTGCTCGCCTGCCCGTGTGCGTTCGTCATCTCGACGCCGGTCTCGGTCGTCTCGGGTATCACGAGCGCGGCGAAGAACGGCGTGCTCGTGAAAGGTGGCAACCACCTCGAGGCGATGGGCGCCGTCGAAGCGGTCGCGCTCGACAAGACGGGCACGCTAACGAAGGGCGAACTCGCCGTCACCGACGTGGTCCCGCTGAACGGCCACACCGAGGAGGAGGTTCTGCGGTGCGCACGAGGACTCGAGATCCGCAGCGAACACCCCATCGGCGACGCCATCGTCGAGGCGGCCGAGGGGCACGACGTCGAGGCTCGCGAGGTCGCGGCGTTCGAGAGCATCACCGGGAAAGGTGTCACCGCGGACCTCGGAGGTCGGACGCACTACGCGGGGAAACCGGGACTCTTCGAGGAACTCGGTTTCGACCTCTCGCACGTCCACGCGGCGACCGACGGCGGCGTCGTCACTGCGAAGAGCCGGAACCTCTGCGACCGCAACGGCTGTCTCGACCTGCTCGAGGACCTCGTGCCGCGCCTGCAGTCCGAGGGCAAGACCGTCGTCCTCGTCGGCACCGAGGACGAACTGGAGGGTGTCGTCGCGGTCGCCGACGAAGTCCGTCCGGAGGCCGCGGCGTCCGTCCAGCGCCTGCGGGACCTCGGCGTCGAGCGCACCGTGATGCTCACCGGCGACAACGAGCGTACGGCGCGGGCCATCGCGGAGGCGGTGGGCGTCGACGAGTTCCGCGCGGAACTGCTGCCCGAGGAGAAGGTCGAAGCGGTCGAACAGCTCACGGCGGAGTTCGAGGCGGTGGCGATGGTCGGCGACGGAGTCAACGACGCGCCCGCGCTCGCCACCGCGACGGTCGGTGTGGCGATGGGTGCGGCGGGGACGGACACGGCCCTGGAGACCGCCGACATCGCGTTGATGGGCGACGACCTCACGCGACTGCCCTACCTCTACGACCTCTCGGGGCGGGCGAACCGCGTCATCCGGCAGAACGTCTGGACCAGTCTGGGCGCGAAGGCCGTCCTCGCCGCGGGCGTCCCGCTCGGTCTCGTCCCGATTTGGGTCGCGGTTCTGGTCGGCGACGCGGGGATGACCACTGCCGTCACCGGCAACGCGATGCGGCTCTCCCGGGTGACCCCGGAGCTAGAGGCGTCCGGAGACTGA
- a CDS encoding pyridoxamine 5'-phosphate oxidase family protein, which produces MSDLRSSDTTPGVEMTDAAVATFLENAGDGVLTLHTDAPYSFPVSVAYDTVGDRCLFQFLSTPGSAKRRHLAGGVGATFVAYEWTDPDDWCSVVVEGELVDVPDGDDTAVEVYAEQATPVGLAIFDALAADLTSRWSRLRPDAWSGRQSPI; this is translated from the coding sequence ATGTCCGATCTACGCTCGTCCGACACGACTCCCGGCGTCGAGATGACCGACGCCGCTGTCGCGACGTTCCTCGAGAACGCTGGTGACGGTGTCCTCACGCTCCACACCGACGCGCCCTACTCCTTCCCCGTCTCCGTCGCCTACGACACCGTCGGCGACCGGTGTCTCTTCCAGTTCTTGTCGACGCCCGGCAGCGCGAAGCGACGTCACCTCGCCGGTGGCGTTGGAGCGACGTTCGTCGCCTACGAGTGGACCGACCCCGACGACTGGTGCAGCGTCGTCGTCGAGGGAGAACTCGTCGACGTCCCGGACGGCGACGACACCGCAGTCGAGGTGTACGCCGAGCAGGCCACGCCGGTCGGCCTGGCGATCTTCGACGCACTGGCGGCAGACCTCACCAGTCGGTGGTCCCGGCTTCGGCCCGACGCGTGGTCCGGTCGCCAGAGCCCGATTTGA
- a CDS encoding DUF2249 domain-containing protein, producing the protein MPTLDVRDVPPKDRHPQIKTTFHDMESGEVMEIINDHDPKPLFYEMQAEEDDFDAEGYDVEQRGPEEFVAKFPKE; encoded by the coding sequence ATGCCGACACTCGACGTCCGCGACGTGCCGCCGAAGGACCGCCACCCGCAGATCAAGACGACGTTCCACGACATGGAGAGCGGCGAAGTGATGGAGATCATCAACGACCACGACCCGAAGCCGCTGTTCTACGAGATGCAGGCAGAGGAGGACGACTTCGACGCGGAGGGGTACGACGTCGAACAGCGAGGCCCGGAGGAGTTCGTCGCCAAGTTCCCGAAGGAATGA
- a CDS encoding cupin domain-containing protein, with translation MSDVVDLGALTESPHAHVFPGREPHTVRLSLDAGDSVPAHQHPERQVVCHVLEGELDLSLGEETVSVTAGEVARFDGAQDISPHAVEDSTALLVLARRTD, from the coding sequence ATGAGTGACGTCGTCGACCTCGGCGCGTTAACAGAGTCGCCGCACGCCCACGTCTTCCCCGGGAGAGAACCGCACACGGTGCGCCTCTCCCTGGACGCGGGCGACTCAGTTCCCGCCCACCAGCACCCGGAGCGACAGGTCGTCTGTCACGTGCTGGAGGGGGAACTCGACCTCTCGCTGGGCGAGGAGACGGTGTCCGTGACCGCGGGCGAGGTCGCCCGCTTCGACGGTGCGCAGGACATCTCCCCGCACGCCGTCGAGGACAGCACCGCGTTGCTGGTGCTGGCGAGGCGGACGGACTGA
- a CDS encoding DUF2249 domain-containing protein, whose product MAATTDWETHFDGTGAPLDRDHELLDVRDLGPPNPLVRTLELLPDLPEETVLVQVNDRAPQHLYPKLDDRGYEFASVERENDVVTAIWRPIP is encoded by the coding sequence ATGGCCGCGACCACCGACTGGGAGACCCACTTCGACGGGACCGGCGCACCACTGGACCGCGACCACGAACTCCTCGACGTCCGGGACCTCGGGCCGCCGAACCCGCTGGTCAGGACTCTCGAGTTGCTCCCGGACCTCCCCGAGGAGACAGTGCTCGTGCAGGTCAACGACCGCGCGCCCCAGCACCTCTACCCGAAACTGGACGACCGCGGCTACGAGTTCGCCTCCGTGGAACGCGAGAACGACGTCGTCACTGCCATCTGGCGGCCGATACCCTGA
- a CDS encoding helix-turn-helix domain-containing protein: MARAQLTIDLPDSVWISQISAAHPDTLFRVLAAFSHENEGVALLELSGPDVVEVLQAMQAEESVLSLEPLERDDDSVLVQFETDEPLLLFTLREAGLPLEPPLELTGGKASLEVVAPHAKLSALREQLDAFGMEFDVGYLYESGDSERLLTPRQQELLVAAIEAGYYDTPRECTLTELAEEVDTAKSTLSETLHRAEETAIKQFATNLPQFADETLA, from the coding sequence ATGGCCCGCGCCCAACTCACCATCGACCTGCCCGACTCGGTCTGGATCTCGCAGATCTCCGCCGCCCACCCGGACACGCTGTTCCGCGTGCTCGCGGCGTTCTCCCACGAGAACGAGGGCGTCGCGCTCCTCGAACTGAGCGGCCCGGACGTCGTCGAGGTGCTCCAGGCGATGCAGGCCGAGGAGTCCGTCCTCAGCCTCGAACCGCTCGAACGCGACGACGACTCCGTGCTCGTCCAGTTCGAGACCGACGAACCACTGCTGCTGTTCACGCTCCGGGAGGCCGGCCTCCCACTCGAACCGCCGCTGGAGTTGACCGGCGGGAAGGCCAGCCTCGAGGTGGTCGCCCCGCACGCGAAGCTCTCGGCGCTGCGGGAACAGCTCGACGCCTTCGGCATGGAGTTCGACGTCGGCTACCTCTACGAGTCCGGGGACTCCGAGCGACTGCTGACGCCGCGCCAGCAGGAACTGCTCGTCGCCGCCATCGAGGCCGGCTACTACGACACCCCGCGGGAGTGCACGCTCACCGAACTCGCGGAGGAAGTGGACACGGCCAAGTCGACGCTCAGCGAGACGCTCCACCGCGCCGAGGAGACGGCCATCAAGCAGTTCGCCACCAACCTCCCGCAGTTCGCCGACGAGACCCTCGCCTGA